In Sorangium aterium, the genomic stretch CGGCGGGTTCGGCCCGCGCTCGAGCGCGCGCACGGCGTCGAGCGCCCGCGCGTCGGCCTCCTCCCGGGTGTCACCCCCGAACTCGGCCAGCAGGAAGCCGCGGCCCTCCGGGAGGTAGCGCAGGTAGCGCTCGTGCAGCCCCTTCTTGTGCATGTCCTCGATGAGGCGGTCGTCAATCCCCTCGAGGGCGATCGGCTGGAAGCGCATGATCTCGGGGACGTGATCGCCCGCGGAGAACACGTCCGGGTAGCCGAGCACGAGGAGCGACCGGAACCTGGGCCAGCCGACGAGGCGCAGGGTGGCCTCGAGCACGGTGACGCACGTGCCCTCGGTGCCGACCAGGGCGCGCGCCACGTGGAAGCCGTTCTCCGGCAAGAGCTCGTCGAGGTTGTAACCCGACACGCGGCGCGGGATCCGCGGGTAGCGGGCGCGGATGAGATCGGCGTACCTGTCGCGGATGGCGCGCAGCTCGGCGTAGATGCCCCCGCGCCGCCCGCCTGCGCGGATGATGGCGTCGAGCTCCTCCTCGCTCGTCGGCCCCACGCGCAGCCGCAGGCCATCGTAGGTCAGCACCTCGAGCTCGTGCACGTTGTCGGCCGTGCGCCCGCCGAGGACCGAGTGCGTGCCGCAGGAGTTGTTGCCGATCATCCCGCCGAGCGTGCAGTACTCGTGGGTCGAGGGATCCGGCGCGAACGTGAGATCGAACTCGTTCGCGGCGTTGCGGAGGGTGTCGAGCACCGTGCCCGGCAGCACCCTGGCGCGCTCGTGCATGGGGTCGAGCTCGAGGACGCCGCGCATGTACTTCGAGAAGTCGAGCACGACCGCGACGTTGCACGTCTGCCCGGCGAGGCTCGTGCCGCCCCCGCGCGCGAGGATGGGCGCGCCGTGCCGGCGGCACGCGGCGACGGCGGCGATCACGTCGTCCTTGTGGCGCGGCACGACGACGCCGATGGGCAGCTGCCGGTAGTTCGACCCGTCGGTCGCGTAGAGCGCGCGGTCGCCCGCGGTGAAGCGCACCTCCCCCTCGACCGTGCGCGCGAGCTCGTCCGCGAGCGCCTCCACCTCGGGGCCGGCCGCGGGCGCGAGCCGCACGCGCCGCTCGCCGGGGAAGCGGATCACGCCGCGATCGATCTCGCGCTGGACGGCCTCGGCCGGCCTGCCCTCCGCGGGCGCCTTCTCTCGCTCCTGCTCCTGCTGCTGTTCGACGTGCTGCATGATCTCTCCTCACACCGCGAAGCGCTCGGCGTCGGCGCGCCGGAGCGAGATCCCCATGCCGGAGCGAGCGAGGTCCGGGGCGAGCGCGCCGCCCGCGGGCGCCGCCGCGCCCTCGAAGAGCATCCGCTCGATGCGGACGTGATCGTGAAAGAACTCGATGTGCGCGAGCCGCTGCACCGCGCACGCGGGGTGCAGGTGCAGCGAGGGGGCGCAGTGGCACGACAGGTCGAGCGATCGCGCCTCGCACAGCGCCGCGGCGGCGAGGAAGCCGGTGATCCCGCAGCGGCTCGCGTCCGCCTGCAGGACGTCGACGGCGCCGGCGTCCAGCATGCGGCGGAAATAGACGAGGTCGTAGCCGTACTCGCCCGCCGCGATGTCCATGCCGGCGGGCGCCCGGCCGCGGAGGAGCCGCAGCCCATCGAGATCGTCCGAGGTCACGGGCTCCTCGAACCAGCGCACGCCCTCGCCGGCGAACCGCTCGGCGAAGGCGAGCGCCTGCTTGCGGGAGTAGGCGCCGTTGGCGTCGACGAACAGCGCGGCGTCCTGGCCGATGGCGCGGCGCGCCGCGCGAACGCGCGCGAGATCCGCGTCGGGATCGCGCCCCACCTTCATCTTCACGCGCGGGATCCCCGCGGAGACCCAGCCGCCGAGCTGCTCCGCGAGCTCGGCCTCGGTGTACGAGGTGAACCCGCCGCTGCCGTAGATGGGCGCGCGGTCGCGCGCCATGCCGAGCAGCGTCGCGAGCGGGAGCGCGAGCAGGCGGGCCTTCAGGTCCCACAGCGCCGCGTCGACGGCGGCGATCGCCATCTGCGCGATCCCCGGCCGGCCGAGGTTGCGGACGCTGCTCACCATCGCGGCCCACGCGCCGGGGACGGCCATCGCGTCGCGCCCGCGCACGACCCCGGCCAGCCGGTCGGCCACGAGCCGCGCCGTCGCGACGTCGGCGTACGTGTACCCGAGCCCTCGCTCGCCCCCGGCCGACGCGTGCACGACGACCAGCGTCGTCTCGCGCCACGCGAGCGTGCCGTCCGACTCCGGGCGGTCGGTCGGGACGGTGTACGCGGCCACCTCGATCCGCTCGATCGGCACCGACGCGCGCTGCTCCTCGTCGGCCATCGTCAACCCCGGTGCGGGATCCAGCTCTCGATCATGTCGCGGTACGCCTGGCGGACGATCCCGCGCCCGCCCGGGTCGCCCCGGAGCAGCGCCGACGTGAGCATCGCGGCCTGCTTCAGGGTGATGTGCGGCGGCAGCGGCGGGACCTCCGGGTCGGTGATCGCCTCCACGACCACCGGCCGGTCGACCCGGAAGGCCTCGTCCCAGGTGCGCGCGACCTGGTCCGGGCGGTCGATCCGCACGCCGCGGAGCCCGAGCGCCTCGGCGTAGGCCGCGTACGGGAAGTCCGGCAGCGTCTGGGACGCCTCCAGCTTGGGGTCGCCGCTCATGGCGCGCAGCTCCCAGGTGACCTGGTTCAGGTCGCGGTTGTTGAGCACCAGCACGACGAGGCGCGGGTCCTTCCACTCGCGCCAGTACTTCGCGACGGTGATGAGCGTGTTGATGCCGTTCATCTGCATCGCGCCGTCGCCGACCATCGCGACGACCGGGCGGTCGGGGAACGCGAACTTCGCCGCGACCGCGTACGGCATCGCGGGTCCCATCGTCGCCAGCGTGCCCGAGAGCGAGGCCATCATCCCCGCCCGGACCTTGATGTCGCGGGCGTACCAGTTCGCCGAGGAGCCGGAGTCGGCGGTCAGGATGCAGCCGTCGGGCAGCCGCGGCGACAGCTCCCAGTAGACGCGCTGCGGGTTCAGCGGATTGGCGTCGTTCATCGCCCGCGCCTCGAGCACCTTCCACCAGTCGGCGACGCTCTCCTCGAGCTTGCGCCGCCACGAGCGGTCGGTCTTGAGCTTGAGGTAGGGGATGAGCGCCCGCAGCGTCTCGGCGCAGTCGCCGATCAGGTTGACCTCCATCGGATAGCGCAGGCCGAGCATCCGGCCGTCGATGTCGATCTGGACGCCGCGCGCCTTCCCCTCCTCCGGCAGGAACTCCGGGTAGGGGAAGTTCGAGCCGACCATGAAGAGCGTGTCGCAGTTGGCCATCATCTCCCAGCTCGGCTTGGTGCCGAGCAGGCCGATCGCGCCGGTGACCCAGGGCAGGTCGTCGGGGAGCGCCGCCTTGCCGAGCAGCGCCTTCGCGACGCCGCACCCGAGGATCTCGGCGGCGCGCGTGACCTCCGGCGCGGCCCCGAGCGCGCCCTGGCCGATCAGCATCGCGACCCGCTTGCCGGCGTTGAGCACGTCGGCCGCGCGCCGCAGGTCCTCCTCCTTCGGCACGACGCGCGGCGAGGCGTAGCCGATGCCGGAGTGCACGGTCCCGTGCGCGTGCGGAGGCTGCTCGACGGCGTCGAGCTCCTGGACGTCCTTCGGGACGATGACGCACGTGACGGTGCGCTCCGCCCTGGCGATGCGCATCGCGCGGTCGATGAGGTGGCGGATCTGCGCGGGAGAGGACGCCATCTGCACGTACTCGTGCGCGACGTCCTTGAAGAGCGTCACGAGGTCGACCTCCTGCTGGTAGTGCCCGCCGAGCGCGGCGCGGTCCTGCTGGCCGACGATGGCCACGACCGGCTGATGGTCGAGCTTCGCGTCGTAGAGCCCGTTCAGGAGGTGGATCGCGCCGGGCCCCGAGGTCGCCAGGCACACGCCGACCTCGCCCGCGAACTTCGCGTGGGCGCACGCCATGAACGCGGCCATCTCCTCGTGCCGCACCTGGATGAACCGGAGGTCCGGAACGCGGTGGAACGCCCCGACGATCCCGTTGATGCCGTCGCCCGGATAGGCATAGACGCGCCGGACGCCCCACGCGACGAGGCGTCTCAGCAGGAACTCGCCGACGGTCTGGGCCATGATTCCCTCGCTGCGAGCTCGTACGTGAGCTCGACCCAGCGCGGCGTGCGACAAACGTGCCGCCTCGCCGCGCCGCGCGCTGCGTGCCGCGGCTGCGCGTGCGAGCGTGCGCTATGCGCGCGGGCGCGGGCAGGGCGCGGGCAGGCAGGGCGGCGCTTTGCTTACGTGAGGACTTACGTGAGGAGGCGCCGCCATGGGCTCGCGCGCCGCGCGGCGGCCCTGCGCGCGCCGAACCCGACCACGGCCGCCGCGCACAGCGCGAAGGCGCCGAGCGACCCGCGATGCAGGTCGAGCCAGAGCTCCGGGCTCGAGGGCTTCGAGCGCCGGTCGAACGGGCCGTGGGCGCCGAAATCGCCCTGCACGGGCGCCCACAGGTCGTCGGGGCGATCGGGATCGGCGGGCTCGTCGGTCAGCTGCCGCGTGTACCCGACCCGGGCGAGCCATCGATCGAGCAGCCCGGGGATCACGCGGTTTCCCCAGATCGCCTTGACCGTCGGGAGGCCGACCATGACGTCGCGGCGGTCGTGGTGCGCGGCCCAGTAGAGCGCGTCGGCGGCCACCTCGGGCTGGAAGATCGGTGTGGCTTGTAGGGGAGGCGCGACTTCGACCAGAGGAACTGCGGCGTGTTCATCGCGGGCAGGTGCACCATGCTCACGCGCACGCGGCTCCTGTCGTGGAACAGCTCGCTGCGCAGCGACTCGGTGAAGCCCACGATCGCGTGCTTGGACGCGCAGTAGGCCGACTGGAGCGGGATGCTCCGGTGAGCGAGCGCGGAGCTCGCCTGGACGATCGCGCCGTGATCGCGGGGGAGCATCCGCGAGAGCGCCGCGAGCGTCCCGTGCACATAGCCGAGGTAGTTGACCTTCATGACGCGCTCGTACTCCTCCGGTCGCGTCTCCTTCACCGGCGAGAAGACCGACGTCATCGCGACGTTGATCCAGGCGTCGATCGGGCCGAAGCGCTCCTCGACGGCCGCGGCCGCGGCCTCGACCTGCGCGAAATCGGCGACGTCGGTCGGCAGGACGAGCGCGCTCGCCCCGGCGTCCTCTGCCTCGCGCCGCGCCCCCTCGAGCCCGTCGAGCCCGCGCGCGACGAGGCCGATGCGCGCGCCTTCGCGCGCGAACCGCCTCACCGTGGCGCGCCCGACGCCCGCCGACGCCCCCGTGATCACCACGACCTTTGGCCGCCTGCCTCCGTCCATTCCCATCGTGCTCTCACCTCGCCCGCGGCGTTAGGCAACGTGAATGCCACCCGGCGAGTCAGCGACCGCGAGGGGAGCTCACGGC encodes the following:
- a CDS encoding enolase C-terminal domain-like protein, with product MADEEQRASVPIERIEVAAYTVPTDRPESDGTLAWRETTLVVVHASAGGERGLGYTYADVATARLVADRLAGVVRGRDAMAVPGAWAAMVSSVRNLGRPGIAQMAIAAVDAALWDLKARLLALPLATLLGMARDRAPIYGSGGFTSYTEAELAEQLGGWVSAGIPRVKMKVGRDPDADLARVRAARRAIGQDAALFVDANGAYSRKQALAFAERFAGEGVRWFEEPVTSDDLDGLRLLRGRAPAGMDIAAGEYGYDLVYFRRMLDAGAVDVLQADASRCGITGFLAAAALCEARSLDLSCHCAPSLHLHPACAVQRLAHIEFFHDHVRIERMLFEGAAAPAGGALAPDLARSGMGISLRRADAERFAV
- a CDS encoding thiamine pyrophosphate-requiring protein, giving the protein MAQTVGEFLLRRLVAWGVRRVYAYPGDGINGIVGAFHRVPDLRFIQVRHEEMAAFMACAHAKFAGEVGVCLATSGPGAIHLLNGLYDAKLDHQPVVAIVGQQDRAALGGHYQQEVDLVTLFKDVAHEYVQMASSPAQIRHLIDRAMRIARAERTVTCVIVPKDVQELDAVEQPPHAHGTVHSGIGYASPRVVPKEEDLRRAADVLNAGKRVAMLIGQGALGAAPEVTRAAEILGCGVAKALLGKAALPDDLPWVTGAIGLLGTKPSWEMMANCDTLFMVGSNFPYPEFLPEEGKARGVQIDIDGRMLGLRYPMEVNLIGDCAETLRALIPYLKLKTDRSWRRKLEESVADWWKVLEARAMNDANPLNPQRVYWELSPRLPDGCILTADSGSSANWYARDIKVRAGMMASLSGTLATMGPAMPYAVAAKFAFPDRPVVAMVGDGAMQMNGINTLITVAKYWREWKDPRLVVLVLNNRDLNQVTWELRAMSGDPKLEASQTLPDFPYAAYAEALGLRGVRIDRPDQVARTWDEAFRVDRPVVVEAITDPEVPPLPPHITLKQAAMLTSALLRGDPGGRGIVRQAYRDMIESWIPHRG